The following nucleotide sequence is from Vitis vinifera cultivar Pinot Noir 40024 chromosome 14, ASM3070453v1.
AATGTGTGATCTAGCATGCACTCATTCATAGAATGCTCTAAGCTAAACACACCAATCCTACTTAAAGaaatttttgtcattttaatgcATGGTTTTCGAAATCTACAAAATTCTGAAGACAGAAGGGGAAAATAGACATGGTATGAGAAAATATAATCCCAATCAACTGGATGATCCCTTCACAATATTGTCTCAGGTGATTAATGCCATCAATTTGTTGGTATTTATCAGGTAACAGTCATATTACTCTTACAGTTCAAGAAATGGCAGCTTGAACATTAAATTCAACTTTCTTATCACAACTTCACAAATAAACCTGTCCAAATGTTTGGCATTAGGAAATCAATACACCCTAGCAAGTTGACAACCCACCAGAACTTTTGCACTCCCAAAATCACATAGCTTGAGCTGATGAATATGGGGATTAACCTGTAACAACAAATTTTATTGGTCAAAAAAATTCAGGCAGAACACGTGAAGAACCGTGAATTTCAAATACAAACCAATAGATTCTGTGGCTTAATATCTCTGTGGCACACTCCTACAACCCCATGAATGTATGCCAAAGCTCTACAAATCTGCAAATTTCAAGAGTTATAAAACACAAGAATGAGCATATTGTGTTAAAATATGCTAATAAGATATCCTCTCTGCACCATCTTGAGGTTTGAGCTTACCAGATGCCATTTTGTATTTCACATTTAATTCTGAAAGAGGGTTTCATTAGAGCAATTAACATCATGTGCAAAAAGATAAACAATaccagaaaatagaaaattcctAGACTTCTGACGATTTATCCCAAATGAAGGCACAGCCCATTAGAAGTGAGACTCTAATGCACTTCCTATTTTAAAATGACTATCATATAATCATGTTTTACCTCTTTTACATTCTGTTAAACAGCTAGCGAAATTGATGCTCAAACTCTACATATGTATAAAATTGATACTCACACTCTAAACATGTACCAAAATACAGAGCAGAGTCTTGGGGAAAACAATTGATTATCTGATCTTAGCATCACACCTGGTATGTGTAGAGTTTGACATATATCAGAGGCATCCGTTGATTTGCCCTGCTATAGTGTTTAGCCACACGATAAACCGTCTCAGGTACATATTCAAGCACCAAATTGAGATAGAGTTCATCCTTGTCCGTGGTTGAAAAGAAGCAGTGTTTGAGAGAGACAATATTTGGATGGTCAAGAAGACGCATTGTTTGCAACTCACGGTTCTTATATCTCTTATCCTGTAAAACCTTCTTGATTGCAACGGTTTCTCCAGTTTCTAGGCACTTAGCCTGTAAAGAAATATAATTGAAGccaaaaagtaataatatttcAGAATAAAGAAATGCCAGAATTATTAGAAATGCTACCAAAACATCAGCTTCTAAATAGATGGTTTGTAATTTGAATTTAAACTATCACCTGAAATACAATTCCAAATGAACCCTGTCCAACAACACGCTCTGCCATGTAACTTATGGTCTGAAATACAAATCAGAAAGAATTTAAAGCTAAACAACTTTAGTTtgtctaataataaaaaaattaaaaaaaaaaaaaaaaaaaaaaaatcttatcaaaaaaaaaactttagttTGTCTAATATTGAGTCATAAGATGCACCGATGCTACCAACTTGTATTGGTTTCTGCACAACTTGACTTAGCTAGGAAAGAGAAGTCATGCGATAGAGAAGTAATGAAGAGTGCCATAAAAGTCCAAATAACAAATAGAATACTGATTTTCATTATTTCTCCTAAATCTATCGTTCAGCTTCTATGTTACATGTTCATCCCATTCAGCCACTTCTTATCTAAAATTGAAACCAAGCAACCTCAACTCTGTAAAACTTATTGGTAGATgtccattattttatatttatttataacatAGAAAGAAAATCTCTATCTCATCTTATGACATTGTACCAAAATTTGTTCGTTTGATATTTTACTTTCCAGAAAAACCAGTTtgattttattccttttaactcattatttcaaaataaagatCTCGAGGTTTGTGGTCAATCTCACTCCAATGGAGTTTTTTCCAATTATTATCagaatattttgtttcaaaatgaatatttcatacatacatatatatatatattctctctATTCCACAACCCAACCATAATCAATCCAATGATTCCAATTACAATGATTTCACAAAATCTACCTGTTTGGGTTGACCATTTCTACCACCTATAGTTGTTACAATAATATGCCCTGTCTCAGTTCCATTTCCATCGACCACTGTTGCTTCCATTTCCTACCACAAAAAAATTGTCAACAGAAAATGGACAGAACAAAAGAATTAAGTATAGAAAACCTTCAAGTTTTGCTCTCAAAATTTGTGAGAAGACAACCTTTTCAACCTTGTCATCCCTGATCTTCATTTCATTGATTTCTTCCGGCAGCTTATCAACAAACATTGTGTTGCCACTAGGTTTTCCAACCGCCGAAGCAGGTGGAATGCCAGCAGAAGCCATATAGGTGAAGAGCAACAGAAGCAAGATGTTTGCTCTTTCTTAAAAGAGGCAATCAATATCAAAGAGAATCAATTTAACAACCTAAACAAAAAATGGGAAAACTATAGATTAGACATCATGAAATATAACAATATCAACAATTCAAtgcaatatgaagaaaaaaatcacagTTAAATACACATATAACATCATGGAAATCCTTCAACTCAGCAAACTTGTCACCACTAGTTGATGCATGTCATAGTTATGAAGCTTCCAAACCAAAGATCAACACATCTAAAATTCCCATATCAGCAGAATCCTAACTGACTCCAATACAAACAATAGGCGAAGTGAGGTTTTAACTCCTTGTTACGATAAAACACAGAAttcttgtctttttttcttctaaaattagACCAACTAAAGATAAGCCCATGCGCATCTGTCAGGCCCTCAAATGTCAGCAAATAACTTAAGCCAAAATAGCTTAATATCCATTTAAGGACAAGTATAAGAGTTCAACATAGTTGAACCTGTTAAAGAATAGAGAAATATTGGAAGATAATCATTACAAAAATGGAGCATTTCCATTCTTCACTTGATCTTTGGTAAAACAAATTAG
It contains:
- the LOC100261256 gene encoding shaggy-related protein kinase epsilon, whose product is MASAGIPPASAVGKPSGNTMFVDKLPEEINEMKIRDDKVEKEMEATVVDGNGTETGHIIVTTIGGRNGQPKQTISYMAERVVGQGSFGIVFQAKCLETGETVAIKKVLQDKRYKNRELQTMRLLDHPNIVSLKHCFFSTTDKDELYLNLVLEYVPETVYRVAKHYSRANQRMPLIYVKLYTYQICRALAYIHGVVGVCHRDIKPQNLLVNPHIHQLKLCDFGSAKVLVKGEPNISYICSRYYRAPELIFGATEYTTAIDMWSVGCVLAELLLGQPLFPGESGVDQLVEIIKVLGTPTREEIKCMNPNYTEFKFPQIKAHPWHKIFHKRMPPEAVDLVSRLLQYSPNLRCTALEACIHPFFDELRDQNSRLPNGRPLPPLFNFKPQELKGASLELLAKLIPEHARKQCPFLGF